One Primulina eburnea isolate SZY01 chromosome 4, ASM2296580v1, whole genome shotgun sequence genomic window, AACACAGCTGGTTTCGATGAAATCCATCCATTTACTGTTTTttgtttatattaaaatatgacaaattaatattttttgccgtcaaattaataataaaattttaaaatccgataaaaatctttattttgttgaataaatattatttgagAGAAGATAAAAGAGTGTCAGGTATTCATGTTAGATATGCATGTTTTCAAGggttataaaataattaattttattacaAATTGATCACACGGTCCTTCATGTGTGTGGATCTCGTTATTTCGTTTCTCAAATAAGTGCAACTTTAGGACCTAAGTGAAATATGATCAATTTGATAGTGGATTCATATTTAGTAAGAATGTTATTGGATTGATGAATATGATTCGTGTAATAATTAGAtagatgaatttcaaatgaaaTTTATCTTggataatgtatttgaaattcatcacaATTATTATTCTGATGGCTTAATTAGGATTTGAAATTCGTTTGGTTGTACTGTGATAGTAGAATTTGAAGTTacgaatttcaaattcatttaaTTTGTTTGACGAATTTATGTTTGTGGATTTTTAATTCATCCCTCGACAATCTATATTAACGCGAAGACGATTTTAATATAACGGATATTAATTTTTTCTGCTTGTTTGTTGTGTGCAAAGAGTGTGCACCTCACAAAATGTCCGGCCTAATACAGGTCGATAAAATGCGGGCACATGAAGTGACATTACAAATTGACATATACTGACTTATCTCCATTCAATCAACTTCCCCAACTGATTTCTCAGTCCAAAACCGACAGCTTTTACTAATTACATATAAATAATTAAGAGATGGAAGCTAAATTTTAGGTTCTATATGGATATGGTTGGACGAAATAGACCTTTttgtgtaatatatatatattttcagtcCCTAATACGCAAAGAgtgttaaatattttttgaaaattttcgtTGAGCTGATCTTTTTTGTAATATATTAGAACATTTTAGTTTCTATGTTTTTTTTCGTGCAAACCTATGTCTCTATGAAAATATTACGTCAAATACTCATCGAGGtttttttgttaaatattttttgaaaattttcgtTGAGCTGATCTTTTTTGTAATATATTAGAACATTTTAGTTTCTATGTTTTTTTTCGTGCAAACCTATGTCTCTATGAAAATATTACGTCAAATACTCATCGAGGTTTTTTCAtgtatttcattattttttcgCGTTCAGTAAGGATTAATTGGTACAATTAAATCAAAACAATGTGGAAAATTTTGATTTGTagtagaaaaaatattttgttgaattaattggtTAATATGTTGAACAAATTAATTTCCTCATGAACTAATACAACTTGGGGGTAATAGTTTAACATCTAAAAATGctcattttataataaaaatccaAGTTTACCACAATTATATCGATTTAATTTTTCGTCAATTAATCATATATTGAACGCGAAAAAGaatgaaaacatgaaaaatcGTTGATGTGTAATTGACGTAATTTTCTCATAGAGACAACGATCTGCATGCTCAAAAAAATAACATAGAGACTAAAaataatattgaccaatattgttttaaaaaaataactctACAACATGTATTCGAATACACTCAAATTCCTCAAAAagagttatttttttaaaaatacaagttCTCTTGTTTTGGAGGTTAGGTTAGTATTAGGGGGTTGGAGGTGTACATAATACGTTAGCAGTGATTTTTGATGTTGGAGAAATAGTGATCATAGGAAATGACGCCAAAGTCCTAAGTAGGCAGCTTAGCAAAATACTTAAAAGTACGCACTCCTCAGGCATGAATGCATCACTTCCGACGCCTGAAACGATGCGACCACCCGCAGCTTCCAATCCAAGCCAAGAACCTTCATGCCCATGTAATCAAATGCGGTTTAGATCTGTATGGGCCCTTCTATTCCAACACCGTGTTAGATGTTTATGGAAAAAGTGGCAACATGAGTGATGCCGTTCAGCTGTTCGAGGAAATGCCTCGAAGAGACTTAGCCTCATGGGCCTCGATTTTCACCGCTTACAATCAAGCCAACCTTCACCGGGACACCCTTTCTCTATTCTCTTACATGCTACCTGTGGATGGCTTCCAACCCGATCATTTCATCTTCGCGAGTCTTGTTAAGGCATGCGCTTGTCTGACTTTCTCGAAGCTTGGCCTGCAGTTGCATGCTCAGTTTGTTGTATCGCCGTTCTCGGATGATGATGTCGTGAAGTCCGCCCTAGTTGATTTTTATGCGAAATGTGGATTGCTCGATACTGCGAGCAGAGTGTTTGACTCCATTTTGTTGAAGAATTTGATTTCTTGGACTAGCTTGATGTACGGATATGCAAGAGTGGGAAACAAAAACAAGGTGGTTGAGCTTCTAGGCCACATGCCTCGTAAAAATTTGTACTCTTGGACCGCTCTGATATCTGGCTTCGTGCAGAGCGGGCATTTTGATGATGCATTTACGCTGTTCGCTGAAATGAGAAGAGAACTAGTTCGTATCGAGGAACCATTTGTTATCTCAAGTTTGATAGCTGGTTCAGCTGGTTCTGCTACATTGGAGGTTGGAAAACAAGTTCATAAATTAGTGGTCGGTCTCGGGTATGAGTCAAACTTGTATGTCAATAATGCATTGATTGATATGTACGCTAAGTGTAGTGATATTTTATCCGctgagaagatttttattgaAATGAGGAAGAGAGATGTTGTTTCTTGGACCTCAATACTTGTTGGAATGGCACAGCATGGTCGTGCCGAAGAAGCACTTTTGTTGTATGATGAGATGATTTTggttggtttaaaaccaaatgAAGTGACCTTTGTTGGGCTCATTTACGCCTGTAGTCATGCTGGGTTAGTCGAAAGAGGCCGTCAACTTTTTCATTCCATGGTAGTGGAatatggattaagtccatctcTTCAGCATTATACGTGCTTGGTGGATCTTTATAGTAGATCAGGACACCTTGAAGAGGCTGAGAATGTTCTTAACTTGATGCCATTTGAGCCTGATGAAGCTGCATATGCTCCTTTGTTAAGCTCTTGCACTCAAACTGGGAAAAAAGGAATAGGGGTCAGGATAGCaaataatttactcaaattaggACCCAAAAATACCTCGACGTGTATATTGATGTCTAACATTTTCGCTCGAGCTGCTATGTGGGACAATGTTTCTACCATTCGAAAATATATGGGGGCTATGGAGTCAAAAAAGAAACCAGGGTACAGTTGTGTCGACTTAGGGAAAGAGAAAGAAGTTTTCTATGCTGGTGAAACGCTGCATCCCATGAAAGATGAGATATTCAGTTTACTCAAAGAGTTGGAATCAGAGATGAGAAAACGAGGCTATGAACCAGATACTTCTTCCGTTTTGCATGATATGGAAGAGCAAGAGAAGGAAAGGCAACTCTTTTGGCATAGTGAGAGAGTGGCAGTTGCCTATGGTCTGCTGAAATCTGTGCCTGGAACGTCGATACGGATACTCAAAAACCTTCGAGTTTGTGGAGATTGTCACATGGTTTTGAAGTTCATATGCAGTATTGTGGGTAGAGAAATTGTTGTCAGAGATGCCAGCAGATTCCATCATTTCAAGAATGGCGTGTGCTCTTGTAAGGATTTTTGGTGATCTTGCACTTTGGAGGCTGAGTATTGGACATTTAATCGTCTGATAAACAGAATTTCTAGAGTCTGTCGTCACAATTTTTTCTGACTCAGTAGCTGCGCGTGATTAAAGATTAGCATTTCTGCTTCCTTTGTGATGGGATGATATCGAGGTGTGCCCTCAAACTTAGAAATTTTGAGGCAtacattttgtttttgaaagctATTAAGTTTTGTACATTTTCTTTAGTTAAACATTGGAATTTCACTAAAGCAAATCAGGAATTACCTCTTGATAAATCGAAGTGGGAGAAGGAAGATTACTTCCAGTCTTAGAAACAGCctgattgtgatattcagtATTCTTGCTTCGGATATACTATATACTTTTGTTTTTGTGAATCTATTAGCAATCTAATTAGGAGCACTTTTTACTAGATTCAAAAACACCAGTCCATTATATATTATGATTCCGGCGCCCTTGTAAAGGTTAAATAATAATGGGTGAAAGTAATCGACTCAAAAGCCAAATTTCATCAAAGCTGCCGAACATTCCATATCAAAGTCCTGTATCAGAGCGCAGCTTATgctataaattatttaaattgttgaTTATGTTTTGTCGAGTGCACATTATGCCACCCCTACAATAGAGCCTAAATCCAGATATCAGAAGTGCAGTCTCCCCCTGGATACCTCATTTCGTGTGCCAAAGACGGGCCATCAGGTTCGGATCCGAAATCCACGATGAAATTTGGGTTAATGGTGAGGCCACCTTCGTCAGAGTTCACATCAATTTGTAGCATATGGGAACCTTTCTCGGTAAGATCGGGGTAGAATTGTCGGTCCCATGTGCTGAAGAGCGAATTTGTAACGTAGAGACGTTTCCCGTCTAAACTCAGCTGTATCATTTGAGGTCCTCCTCTTAG contains:
- the LOC140829435 gene encoding pentatricopeptide repeat-containing protein At4g14050, mitochondrial; protein product: MHHFRRLKRCDHPQLPIQAKNLHAHVIKCGLDLYGPFYSNTVLDVYGKSGNMSDAVQLFEEMPRRDLASWASIFTAYNQANLHRDTLSLFSYMLPVDGFQPDHFIFASLVKACACLTFSKLGLQLHAQFVVSPFSDDDVVKSALVDFYAKCGLLDTASRVFDSILLKNLISWTSLMYGYARVGNKNKVVELLGHMPRKNLYSWTALISGFVQSGHFDDAFTLFAEMRRELVRIEEPFVISSLIAGSAGSATLEVGKQVHKLVVGLGYESNLYVNNALIDMYAKCSDILSAEKIFIEMRKRDVVSWTSILVGMAQHGRAEEALLLYDEMILVGLKPNEVTFVGLIYACSHAGLVERGRQLFHSMVVEYGLSPSLQHYTCLVDLYSRSGHLEEAENVLNLMPFEPDEAAYAPLLSSCTQTGKKGIGVRIANNLLKLGPKNTSTCILMSNIFARAAMWDNVSTIRKYMGAMESKKKPGYSCVDLGKEKEVFYAGETLHPMKDEIFSLLKELESEMRKRGYEPDTSSVLHDMEEQEKERQLFWHSERVAVAYGLLKSVPGTSIRILKNLRVCGDCHMVLKFICSIVGREIVVRDASRFHHFKNGVCSCKDFW